The following coding sequences lie in one Microvirga sp. 17 mud 1-3 genomic window:
- the rph gene encoding ribonuclease PH yields MRPSQRAADELRPVSLERGVARYAEGSCLVSFGNTRVLCTASLEEKGPPWLRGTGKGWVTAEYAMLPRATHERTRREVNSGKPSGRTQEIQRLIGRSLRAVVNLPAIGERQIVIDCDVIQADGGTRTASITGAWVALHECFAWMQSRSIISINPLREPVAAISCGIYQGKPVLDLDYAEDSAAETDANFVITGSGGLVEVQGTAEGKPFSEEEFFNLLRLAKAGVAQLVELQKKAVA; encoded by the coding sequence ATGCGCCCCTCCCAACGTGCCGCCGACGAACTGCGCCCCGTCAGCCTGGAGCGAGGCGTCGCGCGCTACGCGGAAGGGTCCTGCCTCGTCTCCTTCGGCAATACCCGGGTGCTGTGCACGGCCTCCCTTGAGGAGAAGGGGCCGCCATGGCTGCGCGGCACCGGCAAGGGCTGGGTCACGGCCGAATACGCCATGCTGCCCCGCGCCACCCACGAGCGCACGCGCCGGGAGGTCAATTCCGGTAAGCCGTCGGGCCGGACTCAGGAGATCCAGCGCCTCATCGGCCGCTCCTTGCGCGCCGTGGTCAATCTTCCGGCCATCGGCGAGCGGCAGATCGTGATCGATTGCGACGTGATCCAGGCGGATGGCGGCACCCGCACGGCCTCCATCACGGGCGCCTGGGTCGCTCTCCACGAGTGCTTCGCCTGGATGCAGAGCCGCTCCATCATCTCGATCAATCCCCTGCGCGAGCCGGTGGCGGCGATCTCCTGCGGCATCTACCAGGGCAAGCCAGTTCTGGATCTGGACTACGCCGAGGATTCCGCTGCCGAAACGGACGCCAATTTCGTGATCACCGGGTCCGGAGGTCTCGTCGAGGTCCAGGGCACGGCGGAAGGAAAGCCGTTCTCCGAGGAGGAATTTTTCAACCTCCTGCGCCTGGCGAAGGCCGGCGTCGCCCAGCTCGTCGAGTTGCAGAAGAAAGCGGTCGCCTAA
- the lepA gene encoding translation elongation factor 4: MTARTFENIRNFSIVAHIDHGKSTLADRLIQTTGALSAREMTEQVLDNMDIERERGITIKAQTVRLEYKAQDGKTYILNLMDTPGHVDFAYEVSRSLAACEGSLLVVDASQGVEAQTLANVYQAIDANHEIVPVLNKIDLPAADPDRIKEQIEEVIGIDASEAVPVSAKSGLNIEGVLEAIVTKLPPPKGDPDAPLKALLVDSWYDAYLGVVVLVRIVDGTMKKGQTIKMMGTGASYGLDRVGVFSPKMTEMAQLGPGEVGFFTASIKEVADTRVGDTITDDRKPTAQALPGFKPVQPVVFCGLFPVDAAEFENLRAAMGKLRLNDASFSYEMETSAALGFGFRCGFLGLLHLEIIQERLEREFNLDLISTAPSVVYHLKLRDGSIIELHNPADMPDVMKIETIEEPWIRATILTPDEYLGSVLKLCQERRGVQIDLNYVGKRAMVVYDLPLNEVVFDFYDRLKSISKGYASFDYHISDYREGDLVKMSVLVNAEPVDALSMLVHRDRAEGRGRAMCEKLKELIPPHMFQIPVQAAIGGKIIARETIRALRKDVTAKCYGGDASRKRKLLDKQKEGKKRMRQFGKVDIPQEAFIAALKMDS; this comes from the coding sequence ATGACCGCACGCACCTTCGAAAACATCCGCAACTTCTCCATCGTGGCCCATATCGACCACGGGAAGTCGACGCTTGCCGACCGTCTGATCCAGACCACGGGCGCCCTTTCGGCCCGTGAAATGACGGAGCAGGTGCTCGACAACATGGATATCGAGCGCGAGCGGGGCATTACCATCAAGGCCCAGACCGTGCGCCTGGAATACAAGGCGCAGGACGGCAAGACCTATATCCTGAACCTGATGGACACCCCCGGCCACGTGGACTTCGCCTATGAGGTGTCCCGGTCGCTGGCGGCCTGCGAGGGCTCCCTCCTGGTGGTGGATGCCAGCCAGGGCGTGGAGGCCCAGACGCTGGCCAACGTCTATCAGGCCATCGACGCCAATCACGAGATCGTCCCGGTCCTCAACAAAATCGACCTGCCCGCCGCCGATCCGGACCGGATCAAGGAGCAGATCGAGGAGGTGATCGGCATCGACGCCTCCGAGGCCGTGCCGGTTTCGGCCAAGAGCGGCCTCAACATCGAGGGTGTGCTGGAGGCCATCGTCACCAAGCTGCCGCCCCCGAAGGGCGACCCGGATGCGCCGCTGAAGGCTCTCCTGGTCGATTCCTGGTACGACGCCTATCTCGGCGTGGTCGTGCTCGTGCGCATCGTGGACGGCACCATGAAGAAGGGCCAGACCATCAAGATGATGGGCACCGGCGCCTCTTATGGACTCGATCGTGTCGGCGTGTTCTCGCCGAAGATGACCGAGATGGCTCAGCTCGGCCCCGGCGAGGTCGGCTTCTTCACCGCCTCAATCAAGGAAGTGGCCGATACCCGCGTCGGCGACACCATCACGGATGACCGCAAGCCGACGGCGCAAGCGCTTCCGGGCTTCAAGCCCGTACAGCCGGTGGTGTTCTGCGGCCTCTTCCCGGTCGATGCGGCCGAGTTCGAGAACCTGCGCGCCGCCATGGGCAAGCTGCGCCTCAACGATGCCAGCTTCTCCTACGAGATGGAAACCTCGGCGGCGCTGGGCTTCGGCTTCCGCTGCGGCTTCCTCGGCCTGCTGCATCTCGAAATCATCCAGGAGCGCCTGGAGCGCGAGTTCAACCTCGACCTCATCTCCACCGCGCCTTCCGTGGTCTATCACCTGAAGTTGCGCGACGGCTCGATCATCGAACTGCACAATCCGGCCGACATGCCGGACGTGATGAAGATCGAGACCATCGAGGAGCCGTGGATCCGCGCCACGATCCTGACCCCCGACGAGTATCTCGGTTCCGTGCTCAAGCTGTGCCAGGAGCGGCGTGGCGTGCAGATCGACCTGAACTATGTCGGCAAGCGCGCCATGGTGGTGTATGACCTGCCTCTCAACGAGGTGGTGTTCGACTTCTATGACCGCCTGAAGTCGATCTCGAAGGGCTACGCCTCCTTCGACTATCACATCTCCGATTACCGCGAAGGCGACCTCGTGAAGATGTCGGTTCTGGTCAATGCGGAGCCGGTGGACGCGCTCTCCATGCTGGTCCACCGCGACCGCGCCGAGGGCCGTGGCCGCGCCATGTGCGAGAAGCTGAAAGAGCTGATCCCGCCGCACATGTTCCAGATCCCGGTTCAGGCCGCCATCGGCGGCAAGATCATCGCCCGCGAAACCATTCGCGCGCTGCGCAAGGACGTGACCGCCAAGTGCTACGGCGGCGACGCCTCGCGCAAGCGCAAGCTGCTCGACAAGCAGAAGGAAGGCAAGAAGCGGATGCGCCAGTTCGGCAAGGTCGACATCCCGCAGGAAGCCTTCATCGCAGCGCTCAAGATGGACAGCTGA
- a CDS encoding DUF1127 domain-containing protein — protein sequence MSSTLAPLSVPFAGNGTSRTSRPSLLARLAAALVREIRIRRDMRALSGFGDAALHDIGLVRGSVEDAVRHGRPSLGRSRIVEPALSEEVSSLPLSLTEWR from the coding sequence ATGTCGTCCACCCTTGCGCCCCTTTCGGTCCCGTTCGCGGGGAACGGCACCTCCCGCACCTCCCGCCCTTCCCTCCTGGCCCGGCTCGCCGCAGCCCTGGTGAGGGAGATCCGCATCCGCCGCGACATGCGCGCTCTGTCCGGTTTCGGAGACGCCGCGCTCCACGATATCGGCCTGGTGCGCGGCAGCGTCGAGGATGCGGTGCGGCACGGACGCCCGTCGCTCGGTCGTTCGAGAATCGTCGAGCCGGCTCTCTCGGAGGAAGTCTCTTCCCTGCCCCTCTCCCTGACGGAGTGGCGGTGA
- a CDS encoding TetR/AcrR family transcriptional regulator codes for MRHWRAPFDRQGYHHGNLKEALIEAAQRFIAERGLGGFTLADAAKLVGVTPAALYRHFRGRDALVAEVAFRGYTQLAERLGRALAGEGTPLERFTRMGEAYLAFAEQEPGFYAAMFSPRPAEAETCGPPWARGTKATGVKEPEGGAGQGDAFSFLVRALSETFPDGFKDVDVRFIAIEVWALSHGIATLDAAGQLPKGPGLPDKYELLRAGVLALVHGALQRKIPAV; via the coding sequence ATGCGGCATTGGCGCGCCCCGTTCGACCGGCAGGGCTACCACCACGGCAATCTCAAGGAAGCGCTCATCGAGGCGGCGCAGCGCTTCATCGCCGAGCGGGGCCTTGGCGGATTCACCCTGGCGGATGCGGCCAAGCTCGTGGGCGTGACGCCCGCCGCGCTCTATCGCCATTTCCGGGGCCGCGACGCCCTGGTGGCCGAGGTCGCTTTCCGGGGCTACACGCAGCTCGCCGAGCGGCTCGGTCGGGCTCTGGCGGGCGAAGGCACTCCTCTCGAGCGCTTCACCCGCATGGGAGAGGCCTATCTGGCCTTCGCCGAGCAGGAGCCGGGCTTCTACGCGGCCATGTTCTCACCCCGCCCGGCCGAAGCCGAGACCTGCGGGCCGCCCTGGGCCCGGGGCACCAAAGCGACCGGTGTCAAGGAGCCGGAGGGGGGCGCCGGTCAGGGCGATGCCTTCTCGTTCCTGGTGCGCGCTCTCTCGGAGACCTTCCCGGACGGCTTCAAGGACGTGGATGTGCGCTTCATCGCCATCGAGGTCTGGGCTCTCTCCCACGGTATCGCCACCCTCGATGCGGCGGGCCAACTTCCCAAAGGTCCGGGCCTGCCGGACAAGTACGAGTTGCTGCGGGCCGGCGTGCTCGCCCTCGTCCATGGCGCGCTCCAGCGCAAGATTCCCGCCGTCTAG
- the hemW gene encoding radical SAM family heme chaperone HemW, translated as MIDHPTRDVGFGVYIHWPFCASKCPYCDFNSHVRHQGVDQERFLAAFRREIAHTAARIPGRTVTSIFFGGGTPSLMRPETVGAILDAIGGAWAVAPDAEVTLEANPTSVEAERFRGYRQAGVNRVSLGVQALNDPDLKRLGRMHSVEEALAAVKVAASIFERYSFDLIYARPGQTPQAWAAELKEAIGHAVEHLSLYQLTIEPGTWFERLFNAGKLTVPDEETGRALYDVTQEVCEAHGLPAYEISNHARPGAESRHNLLYWRYGEYAGIGPGAHGRLVTGNARIATATEKHPETWLAQVEREDHGVIEEEILTTEAAGDEFLLMGLRLKEGIDPRRYEAFAGRPLNAGRARILEEEGLIRMDGTRLAVTEKGFPVLNAVIAELAA; from the coding sequence ATGATCGATCATCCGACGCGCGATGTGGGTTTCGGCGTTTACATCCACTGGCCCTTCTGCGCCTCCAAATGCCCCTATTGCGACTTCAACAGCCATGTCCGCCACCAGGGTGTGGACCAGGAACGGTTCCTGGCCGCCTTCCGGCGGGAGATCGCCCATACGGCCGCCCGAATCCCGGGACGCACGGTCACGAGCATCTTCTTCGGCGGCGGGACGCCCTCGCTCATGCGGCCCGAGACCGTGGGCGCGATCCTCGATGCCATCGGCGGCGCCTGGGCCGTGGCGCCGGACGCGGAAGTCACCCTGGAGGCCAATCCGACGAGCGTCGAAGCGGAGCGCTTCCGCGGCTATCGCCAGGCCGGGGTCAACCGGGTCTCGCTCGGCGTGCAGGCCCTCAACGACCCCGATCTCAAGCGCCTCGGCCGCATGCATAGCGTCGAGGAGGCGCTGGCGGCCGTGAAGGTCGCGGCCTCGATCTTCGAGCGCTATTCCTTCGACCTCATCTATGCCCGTCCCGGCCAGACCCCGCAGGCCTGGGCGGCCGAGCTGAAGGAGGCCATCGGCCATGCGGTGGAGCATCTCTCGCTCTACCAGCTCACCATCGAGCCCGGCACCTGGTTCGAGCGCCTGTTCAACGCCGGCAAGCTCACGGTGCCGGATGAGGAGACGGGCCGCGCGCTCTACGACGTCACGCAGGAGGTCTGCGAGGCTCATGGGCTACCGGCCTACGAGATCTCCAACCATGCCCGTCCCGGCGCCGAATCGAGGCACAACCTGCTCTATTGGCGCTATGGCGAATATGCGGGCATCGGGCCCGGCGCCCACGGGCGGCTCGTCACCGGCAATGCCCGGATCGCCACCGCGACTGAAAAGCACCCCGAGACCTGGCTGGCGCAGGTCGAGCGGGAGGACCATGGGGTGATTGAGGAGGAGATCCTCACCACCGAGGCGGCAGGCGACGAGTTCCTGCTCATGGGCCTGCGCCTGAAGGAGGGCATCGACCCGCGCCGCTACGAGGCCTTCGCGGGCCGCCCGCTGAACGCGGGTCGCGCGCGCATTCTTGAGGAAGAGGGCCTGATCCGCATGGATGGCACACGCCTGGCCGTAACCGAGAAGGGCTTCCCGGTGCTGAATGCGGTGATTGCGGAACTGGCGGCTTAA
- a CDS encoding DUF2852 domain-containing protein, with translation MSDSASSAWTPGSGFPGSGGPGPGRSGPWNNGAGRHHRCGRPPRRALEIVGIVFAFIWFWPLAVAYLVWKVMGYPKYDEAKAFFRENFGRPIDDLFAYRRPAGGFGAGMGTGNAAFDEYRRSELERLEEERRRLDEEAREFRDFVEELKRAKDREEFDAFMAKRRADKSGPANG, from the coding sequence ATGTCTGATTCTGCTTCCTCCGCCTGGACTCCAGGCTCCGGTTTTCCGGGCTCCGGCGGGCCCGGCCCAGGCCGCTCAGGGCCCTGGAACAACGGCGCCGGCCGTCACCACCGCTGCGGGCGTCCGCCCCGCCGCGCCCTGGAGATTGTCGGCATCGTCTTTGCCTTCATCTGGTTCTGGCCGCTCGCGGTCGCTTATCTGGTCTGGAAAGTCATGGGATATCCAAAATACGACGAGGCGAAGGCCTTCTTCCGTGAGAACTTCGGGCGTCCGATCGACGACCTGTTCGCCTATCGCCGCCCGGCCGGCGGGTTCGGAGCGGGCATGGGTACGGGCAATGCAGCCTTCGACGAGTATCGCCGCAGCGAGCTGGAGCGCCTCGAAGAGGAGCGTCGCCGGCTCGACGAGGAAGCGCGTGAGTTCCGCGACTTCGTCGAGGAGTTGAAGCGCGCGAAGGACCGCGAGGAGTTCGACGCCTTCATGGCGAAGCGTCGCGCCGACAAGAGCGGCCCTGCGAACGGCTAA
- the gshB gene encoding glutathione synthase, translating to MTLTVAIQMDHIRSIKIAGDTGFALLLEAQRRGHRVFHYTPDRLSLRDGAVTAMAEPIEARDVEGDHFTLGETERVDLSTVDVVLMRQDPPFDLAYITATHFLERIHPKTLVVNDPTHVRNAPEKIFVTLFPHLMPPTLISRDKAEIEEFRREHGEVVMKPLYGHGGASVFKIGREDPNFGSLYDLFAATFREPWVIQRFLPRVTEGDKRIILIDGEAAGAVNRVPAANDIRSNMVRGGAAKPTDLSPREREICETIGPELKRMGLILVGIDVIDGNLTEINVTAPTGLRAIKRLGGPDLSVKVWDVIESKIGRA from the coding sequence ATGACCCTGACCGTCGCGATCCAGATGGATCACATCAGAAGCATCAAGATCGCGGGCGATACGGGCTTCGCGCTGCTGCTCGAGGCACAGCGGCGGGGGCATCGGGTCTTCCACTACACGCCGGACCGCCTGAGCCTGCGGGACGGCGCCGTGACGGCCATGGCGGAGCCGATCGAGGCCCGCGACGTGGAAGGGGACCACTTCACCCTGGGCGAAACCGAACGGGTGGACCTGTCGACGGTCGACGTGGTGCTGATGCGCCAGGACCCGCCCTTCGACCTCGCCTATATCACGGCGACGCATTTCCTCGAGCGGATCCATCCGAAGACCCTCGTGGTCAACGATCCGACCCATGTGCGCAATGCGCCCGAGAAGATCTTCGTCACCTTGTTTCCGCACCTGATGCCGCCGACCCTGATCTCCCGGGACAAGGCCGAGATCGAGGAATTCCGCCGCGAGCACGGCGAGGTGGTGATGAAGCCGCTCTATGGCCATGGCGGCGCGAGCGTGTTCAAGATCGGCCGGGAGGATCCGAATTTCGGCTCGCTCTACGATCTCTTCGCGGCCACCTTCCGGGAGCCGTGGGTGATCCAGCGCTTCCTGCCCCGGGTCACCGAGGGCGACAAGCGCATCATCCTCATCGACGGTGAGGCGGCGGGCGCCGTGAACCGGGTTCCGGCCGCCAACGACATCCGCTCCAACATGGTGCGCGGCGGCGCCGCGAAGCCGACGGACCTGTCGCCGCGCGAGCGCGAGATCTGCGAGACCATCGGGCCGGAGCTCAAGCGCATGGGCCTCATCCTCGTCGGCATCGACGTGATCGACGGCAACCTCACCGAGATCAACGTGACGGCGCCCACGGGCCTGCGCGCCATCAAGCGCCTCGGCGGGCCGGACCTCTCCGTGAAGGTGTGGGACGTGATCGAATCGAAGATCGGGCGCGCCTGA
- the hrcA gene encoding heat-inducible transcriptional repressor HrcA has protein sequence MNRQSPSAPFGETRAMAELNERSREIFRRIVESYLATGEPVGSRNLSRILPMALSPASIRNVMSDLEASGLIFAPHTSAGRLPTELGLRFFVDAMMEIGDVGREERARIEAQMRAAASGHTLETALAEASAFLSGISRGAGVVVTSKSNARLKHIEFVRLDPSRALVVLVGEDGSVENRLLILPAGLPASALTEASNFLNARIRGKTLADVKQEIAIRRSDMERELDALTAKLVEAGLATPVGATETRQLIVRGQANLLEDLKAAEDLDRIRLLFEDLETQTDVIDLLTRAEDGEGVRIFIGSENKLFSLSGSSMIAAPFRDGSQKIVGVLGVIGPTRLNYARIVPMVDYTARVISRLLERGR, from the coding sequence ATGAATCGGCAGAGCCCATCCGCACCGTTCGGCGAGACCCGCGCCATGGCGGAGCTGAACGAACGCTCCCGGGAGATCTTCCGCCGGATCGTGGAGAGCTATCTCGCGACCGGGGAGCCCGTCGGCTCGCGCAACCTGTCCCGCATCCTGCCCATGGCCCTGTCCCCGGCCTCGATCCGCAACGTCATGTCGGATCTCGAGGCCTCGGGCCTGATCTTTGCGCCCCATACCAGCGCCGGCCGCCTGCCGACCGAGCTGGGCCTGCGCTTCTTCGTCGACGCGATGATGGAGATCGGCGATGTGGGCCGCGAGGAGCGCGCCCGCATCGAGGCCCAGATGAGGGCCGCGGCCTCCGGCCACACCCTGGAGACGGCCTTGGCCGAGGCATCGGCTTTCCTGTCCGGCATCTCGCGAGGCGCCGGCGTCGTCGTGACGTCCAAGTCGAATGCCCGCCTCAAGCATATCGAGTTCGTGCGCCTCGACCCGAGCCGCGCCCTCGTGGTGCTCGTGGGCGAGGACGGATCGGTGGAGAACCGCCTCCTCATACTTCCTGCCGGCCTGCCCGCGAGTGCCCTTACGGAAGCGAGCAACTTCCTGAACGCCCGCATCCGCGGCAAGACCCTGGCGGACGTGAAGCAGGAGATCGCAATCCGCCGCAGCGACATGGAGCGCGAGCTCGATGCCCTCACGGCGAAACTGGTCGAGGCTGGGCTTGCTACGCCGGTCGGCGCAACGGAGACGCGCCAGCTCATCGTGCGCGGTCAGGCGAACCTCCTCGAGGACCTGAAGGCCGCGGAGGACCTCGACCGCATCCGCCTGCTGTTCGAGGATCTGGAGACGCAGACCGACGTCATCGATCTCCTTACCCGCGCAGAGGATGGCGAGGGCGTGCGGATCTTCATCGGATCGGAAAACAAGCTCTTTTCCCTGTCCGGCTCCTCGATGATCGCTGCCCCGTTCAGGGACGGGAGCCAGAAGATCGTCGGCGTGCTCGGCGTCATCGGGCCGACCCGGCTCAACTATGCGCGCATCGTGCCGATGGTGGATTACACCGCCCGCGTAATCTCCCGCCTGCTGGAGCGGGGACGCTGA
- a CDS encoding Dps family protein, translated as MAKVRALPQRKKVAPLDTPTDLKPEGVAAISKALNALLADTFALYVKTKNFHWHVSGPHFRDYHLLLDEQAAQIFATTDDIAERVRKIGGMTLRSIGQIASLKRVEDNDADYVPPLEMLRELMNDNKAFATNLREAHEACEKYEDFATASLIENWIDETERRTWFLFEASRGADRSGH; from the coding sequence ATGGCCAAGGTCCGCGCCCTGCCGCAACGCAAGAAGGTCGCTCCCCTCGACACGCCGACTGATCTGAAGCCGGAAGGCGTCGCGGCAATCTCCAAGGCCCTCAACGCGCTTCTGGCGGACACCTTTGCGCTCTACGTCAAGACCAAGAACTTCCACTGGCACGTGAGCGGGCCGCATTTCCGCGATTACCACCTCCTCCTGGACGAGCAGGCGGCCCAGATCTTCGCCACCACGGACGACATCGCCGAGCGGGTGCGCAAGATCGGCGGCATGACGCTGCGCTCCATCGGGCAGATCGCGTCCCTGAAACGGGTCGAGGACAATGATGCGGACTACGTCCCGCCGCTCGAGATGCTGCGCGAGTTGATGAACGACAACAAGGCTTTCGCCACGAACCTGCGCGAGGCGCACGAGGCCTGCGAGAAATACGAGGATTTCGCGACCGCGAGCCTGATCGAGAACTGGATCGACGAAACGGAGCGCCGCACCTGGTTTCTGTTCGAGGCAAGCCGCGGCGCCGATCGGTCCGGCCACTAA
- a CDS encoding GNAT family N-acetyltransferase: MTIAVRPAAEADLPAILALHNHHIVHTLSIWRYAPVDLAERQAWFQERLSKGYPVLVADEGGEAVGYASYGPFRTGEGYGRTVENSIYVRQDRQGRGIARTLMQALITEAQNQGRHTMMAGIGLPNGASVRLHESLGFVEVGRLKEVGWKFDRPLDLLLMQRML, encoded by the coding sequence ATGACGATTGCCGTCAGGCCCGCCGCGGAGGCCGATCTCCCGGCCATTCTCGCTCTCCACAACCACCATATCGTCCACACCCTGTCCATCTGGCGCTATGCGCCCGTGGATCTGGCCGAGCGCCAGGCCTGGTTCCAGGAGCGGCTGTCCAAGGGCTATCCTGTCCTGGTGGCCGACGAGGGCGGCGAGGCGGTGGGATATGCGTCCTACGGTCCGTTCCGGACCGGCGAGGGCTATGGTCGCACCGTCGAGAACTCGATCTATGTCCGCCAGGACCGGCAGGGAAGGGGGATCGCCCGCACGCTCATGCAAGCCCTGATTACGGAGGCGCAGAACCAGGGGCGGCACACGATGATGGCCGGGATCGGGCTCCCCAACGGGGCCTCGGTGCGGCTGCACGAGAGCCTCGGCTTCGTCGAAGTGGGACGGCTCAAGGAGGTCGGCTGGAAATTCGACAGGCCCCTCGACCTGCTCCTGATGCAGCGGATGCTCTGA
- a CDS encoding shikimate kinase: MTTVVVVNGPINSGKSTLGLALSRRLPDACFIDGDDHDAPDDAPLLVRVEAALRRIEARIVGAEGRFLVVAYPLRQEDFERIGRACGRREAGLRVITLAPPLAVALADRGVRRLEPAERKRIVEMYREGYHARPFSDLILDTARLDPDQAADEAAAAVLKSAARLDPQG; the protein is encoded by the coding sequence ATGACGACGGTTGTTGTCGTCAACGGTCCGATCAACAGCGGCAAGTCCACCCTGGGGCTTGCCCTGTCGCGCCGTCTGCCGGACGCCTGCTTCATCGACGGCGACGATCACGATGCGCCGGATGACGCTCCCTTGCTGGTGAGGGTCGAGGCGGCCCTGCGCCGAATCGAGGCTCGGATCGTCGGAGCTGAAGGCCGCTTCCTGGTCGTCGCCTATCCCTTGCGGCAGGAGGATTTCGAGCGCATCGGAAGGGCCTGCGGCCGGCGGGAGGCCGGTCTCCGGGTGATTACGCTCGCGCCGCCTCTCGCGGTCGCGCTCGCTGACCGGGGCGTGCGCAGGCTCGAACCCGCAGAGAGGAAGCGCATCGTCGAGATGTACCGGGAGGGATACCATGCCCGCCCATTCAGCGATCTCATCCTCGACACTGCCCGCCTTGATCCGGACCAAGCCGCCGACGAAGCCGCGGCCGCTGTCCTCAAAAGCGCAGCCCGCCTGGACCCGCAGGGCTGA
- a CDS encoding non-canonical purine NTP pyrophosphatase, translating into MPRPLTGKVVIATHNPGKLREMRELFAPFGVEAVSAGELGLPVPAETGHMFAENAAIKAHAAAQATGLPALSDDSGLCVDALDGAPGLFTADWAGPTKDFAAAMARVERELQKRGVTAEGNRKAHFVSALVVAWPDGHEELFEGRVFGQVVWPPRGSQGFGYDPMFQPEGFDETFGELSSERKHGIDWSAPTAQALSHRARAFVTLAAGCLRRG; encoded by the coding sequence ATGCCCCGTCCCCTGACCGGAAAGGTCGTCATCGCCACCCACAATCCCGGCAAGTTGCGCGAGATGCGCGAGCTGTTCGCGCCCTTCGGCGTGGAGGCCGTCTCGGCCGGGGAGCTGGGGCTGCCGGTGCCGGCCGAGACCGGGCACATGTTCGCCGAGAACGCCGCCATCAAGGCCCACGCGGCCGCGCAGGCGACCGGGCTGCCGGCCCTTTCGGACGATTCCGGCCTGTGCGTCGATGCCCTGGACGGTGCGCCGGGGCTCTTCACGGCCGATTGGGCGGGCCCGACCAAGGATTTCGCCGCCGCCATGGCGCGGGTCGAGCGCGAATTGCAGAAGCGCGGCGTGACGGCGGAGGGAAACCGCAAGGCCCATTTCGTGTCGGCCCTGGTGGTTGCGTGGCCCGACGGACACGAGGAATTGTTCGAGGGCCGTGTCTTCGGCCAGGTGGTCTGGCCGCCGCGGGGAAGCCAGGGCTTCGGCTACGACCCCATGTTCCAGCCGGAGGGGTTCGACGAAACCTTCGGAGAGCTGTCTTCCGAGCGCAAGCACGGCATCGACTGGTCGGCCCCGACGGCGCAGGCCCTTTCCCACCGGGCGCGCGCCTTCGTGACGCTGGCAGCCGGCTGCCTGCGCAGGGGCTGA
- a CDS encoding lipid kinase, with the protein MSRRALLIVNSHSRSGASQCERAVAILKAHGIEPLHRECESREDLSPLIARHAGDVDCVVVGGGDGTLNAAALGVIDAKLPLGILPLGTANDLARTLGIPFDLDAAADVIAAGKTRRIDLGLVNGQPFFNVASIGLSAELAQKLTRDIKRRFGRLGYALVAVKVLAQARPFRATIIGEGESVRVKTLQIAIGNGRYYGGGNAVEKDAAIDDEHLDLYSLEFNRAWKLALMARSFRNGAHGAWREVRAVRAKEFDIRTRIPRPVNADGEIVTHTPAHFSIRPSAVTVFAP; encoded by the coding sequence ATGTCCCGCCGCGCCCTTCTCATCGTCAATTCTCACAGCCGCAGCGGCGCATCCCAATGCGAGAGAGCCGTGGCCATCCTCAAGGCCCATGGGATCGAGCCCCTTCACCGGGAGTGCGAGAGCCGGGAGGATCTGTCGCCTCTGATCGCCCGGCATGCGGGCGATGTGGATTGCGTCGTCGTCGGCGGCGGGGACGGGACCTTGAATGCCGCGGCGCTCGGGGTGATCGACGCGAAGCTGCCCCTCGGCATCCTGCCCCTCGGCACGGCCAACGACCTTGCCCGCACCCTCGGCATCCCGTTCGATCTCGATGCGGCCGCCGACGTTATCGCGGCCGGGAAAACGCGCCGGATCGACCTCGGGCTCGTGAACGGGCAGCCCTTCTTCAATGTCGCGAGCATCGGCCTCTCGGCGGAACTGGCCCAGAAGCTGACGCGGGACATCAAGCGCCGTTTCGGCCGTCTCGGCTATGCGCTCGTCGCCGTGAAAGTGCTGGCGCAGGCGCGGCCCTTCAGGGCCACGATCATCGGCGAGGGCGAGTCCGTGCGGGTGAAGACCCTGCAGATCGCCATCGGCAACGGGCGCTATTACGGCGGCGGCAACGCGGTCGAGAAGGATGCGGCCATCGACGACGAGCATCTCGATCTCTACAGCCTCGAATTCAACCGCGCCTGGAAGCTCGCCCTCATGGCGCGCTCCTTCCGGAACGGCGCCCATGGGGCGTGGCGGGAAGTGAGGGCCGTGCGCGCCAAGGAGTTCGACATCCGGACGCGGATTCCGCGCCCCGTGAATGCGGACGGGGAAATCGTGACCCATACCCCCGCCCATTTCTCGATCAGGCCCAGCGCCGTCACGGTTTTCGCGCCCTAG